A part of Setaria viridis chromosome 8, Setaria_viridis_v4.0, whole genome shotgun sequence genomic DNA contains:
- the LOC117834572 gene encoding BTB/POZ and MATH domain-containing protein 2: MSSSAVFSGRAQSASSIVAAAAEGSHVLTIDGYSRTKGLGNGKFIKSGTFYVGGHRWFIKYYPDGEDYENSDWISIFLSFDSSDSTEVKARFGFSLLDHVGEPVPSYNNVSEGIRAFGSKNRSRGYPKFIKTKDLEESTYLKDDRFRVRCDVTVLKDEMEIRTEYSSPFVTVPPSDVNTHLGHLLSSGVEADVTFQVGEETFAAHRLLLGARSSVFMAELFGPMKEKHTSHIKIDDMEPRVFKAMLHYIYTDSLPEMEKDGIFVMSQHLLVAADRYGLDRLKLICEDKLCNYISTGTAATTLALAEQHGCKGLKEACFKFLRSPGNLKTIMDSDGFKHLTASCPSLLSELLANVAP; this comes from the coding sequence ATGTCGAGCTCTGCCGTCTTCAGCGGCAGGGCACAGAGCGCGTCCTCCAtcgtcgccgcggccgcggaggggTCACACGTGCTCACCATCGATGGGTACTCCCGGACCAAGGGACTCGGCAACGGCAAGTTCATCAAATCCGGTACGTTCTACGTGGGAGGCCATCGCTGGTTTATCAAGTACTACCCCGATGGTGAGGACTATGAGAACTCCGATTGGATATCCATTTTTCTCTCGTTTGATAGTTCCGATAGCACGGAGGTGAAGGCAAGATTCGGATTCAGTTTACTCGACCATGTGGGCGAACCAGTGCCATCATACAACAACGTTTCAGAAGGCATACGTGCCTTCGGCTCCAAAAACAGGTCACGGGGATACCCAAAATTCATCAAAACAAAGGACTTGGAAGAATCAACCTATCTGAAGGATGACCGATTCAGAGTCAGGTGTGATGTCACCGTCTTAAAGGACGAGATGGAGATTCGCACTGAGTACAGCTCGCCGTTCGTCACTGTGCCACCATCGGACGTGAACACGCATCTAGGCCATCTCCTCTCGTCCGGTGTGGAAGCAGATGTCACGTTTCAGGTCGGCGAGGAGACATTCGCCGCACACAGGCTCCTGCTCGGAGCACGGTCCTCCGTCTTCATGGCGGAACTCTTCGGTCCGATGAAGGAGAAGCACACAAGCCACATCAAGATCGATGACATGGAGCCGAGAGTGTTCAAGGCCATGCTCCACTACATCTACACCGACTCGCTGCCTGAGATGGAGAAGGATGGTATATTTGTAATGTCTCAGCATTTGCTTGTTGCAGCTGATAGGTATGGCCTAGACAGGCTGAAGCTCATCTGCGAGGACAAGCTTTGCAACTACATCAGCACTGGCACGGCGGCGACTACGTTGGCGCTTGCAGAGCAGCATGGCTGCAAGGGGCTGAAAGAGGCGTGCTTCAAGTTTCTCAGGTCTCCCGGCAATCTGAAGACGATCATGGACAGCGATGGGTTCAAGCATCTGACAGCCAGTTGCCCCTCTCTGCTCAGTGAGCTGCTCGCCAACGTTGCTCCCTGA